From Amycolatopsis sp. cg9, one genomic window encodes:
- a CDS encoding nucleoside deaminase, protein MTTSISAETEWLDEAVRIAETNVANGGGPFGALIVKDGEIVSTGVNRVTANLDPTAHAEVVAIRAACQALGTFKLDGCVLVSSCEPCPMCLSSALWARVDKVIFAADRDDAAKAGFDDRAFYELFDRPRDTWTVPVTRLSAKDGFAPFAAWLDKADRTDY, encoded by the coding sequence ATGACCACGTCGATTTCCGCCGAGACCGAATGGCTCGACGAAGCCGTCCGCATCGCGGAGACGAACGTCGCGAACGGCGGCGGCCCGTTCGGCGCGCTGATCGTGAAGGACGGCGAAATCGTCTCGACCGGCGTCAACCGCGTCACCGCCAACCTCGACCCGACCGCGCACGCCGAGGTGGTCGCGATCCGCGCGGCCTGCCAGGCGCTCGGCACGTTCAAGCTCGACGGCTGCGTGCTCGTCTCCAGCTGCGAACCGTGCCCGATGTGCCTGTCCTCGGCGCTCTGGGCGCGGGTGGACAAGGTGATCTTCGCCGCCGACCGCGACGACGCGGCCAAGGCCGGCTTCGACGACCGCGCCTTCTACGAACTCTTCGACCGCCCGCGCGACACCTGGACGGTTCCCGTCACGCGACTGTCCGCAAAGGATGGTTTCGCGCCGTTCGCGGCTTGGCTCGACAAGGCCGACCGCACCGACTACTGA
- a CDS encoding NCS2 family permease: MTQTEVPTPVVDEVPPQRRSLLDKLFELRARQSTIGREVRGGVTTFVAMAYIVLLNPLILGASADITGARLSAAQVTTATALAAAVMTVLMGLVGNAPLALAAGLGINGIVAFQMAPSMTWAQAFGLVVLEGVCIVLMAVSGVRERIMNAIPRPLKMAITVGIGLYIALVGLVSAGFVTRVPDAAQTTVPVRLGASGHLHGWPIVVFCFGLLLMVVLMARKVPGAVLISIGVATVFAVVLHEGFGVGGWGLTSPELPDHVVAAPDFGLFGHIDLFGGFASAGALAATVFLFTLVLSGFFDAMGTITSVSDEAGLSKNGKVPRMGRILLVDGAGAIAGGVTGSSPNTVFLESAAGVGEGARTGLASVVTGLLFAGTLLFTPLAGIVPAQAAAPALVVIGGMMVAQCRNIPWHDPDYTIPVFLIAALIPFTYSITNGVGAGLIAFVLIKIGRGKWREAGWLLSLLALVFAVYFAVDGVEALFR, encoded by the coding sequence ATGACCCAGACCGAAGTCCCCACCCCAGTAGTCGACGAAGTACCTCCGCAACGCCGTTCGCTGCTCGACAAGCTGTTCGAACTGCGCGCCCGGCAGTCGACGATCGGCCGCGAAGTCCGCGGCGGCGTCACGACGTTCGTCGCGATGGCGTACATCGTGCTCCTCAACCCGCTCATCCTCGGCGCCTCCGCCGACATCACCGGCGCCCGGCTCTCGGCGGCGCAGGTGACCACCGCGACGGCGCTGGCCGCCGCCGTGATGACCGTCCTCATGGGACTCGTCGGCAACGCGCCCCTCGCGCTGGCCGCCGGTCTGGGCATCAACGGCATCGTCGCTTTCCAGATGGCCCCGTCGATGACGTGGGCGCAGGCGTTCGGGCTGGTCGTGCTCGAAGGCGTCTGCATCGTGCTGATGGCCGTCAGCGGCGTCCGCGAACGGATCATGAACGCCATCCCGCGGCCGCTCAAGATGGCGATCACCGTCGGGATCGGGCTCTACATCGCCCTGGTCGGGCTGGTCAGCGCCGGGTTCGTGACCCGGGTGCCGGACGCGGCGCAGACCACGGTCCCGGTGCGCCTCGGGGCGAGCGGGCACCTGCACGGCTGGCCGATCGTCGTGTTCTGCTTCGGCCTGCTGCTGATGGTCGTGCTGATGGCCCGCAAGGTCCCGGGCGCGGTGCTGATCAGCATCGGCGTGGCGACGGTGTTCGCGGTCGTGCTGCACGAGGGGTTCGGCGTCGGCGGCTGGGGCCTGACCAGCCCGGAACTGCCCGACCACGTCGTCGCGGCCCCGGACTTCGGGCTGTTCGGCCACATCGACCTCTTCGGCGGGTTCGCCTCGGCGGGCGCGCTCGCGGCCACGGTGTTCCTGTTCACGCTGGTGCTGTCCGGGTTCTTCGACGCGATGGGCACGATCACCAGCGTCTCGGACGAGGCCGGGCTGTCGAAGAACGGCAAGGTCCCGCGGATGGGCCGGATCCTGCTGGTCGACGGCGCGGGCGCGATCGCGGGCGGCGTCACCGGTTCGTCGCCGAACACGGTGTTCCTGGAGTCCGCGGCAGGTGTCGGCGAAGGTGCGCGGACGGGCCTGGCGAGCGTCGTCACCGGGCTCCTGTTCGCCGGGACGCTGCTGTTCACCCCGCTCGCCGGGATCGTCCCGGCACAGGCCGCGGCGCCCGCGCTCGTCGTCATCGGCGGCATGATGGTCGCCCAGTGCCGGAACATCCCGTGGCACGACCCCGACTACACGATCCCGGTGTTCCTCATCGCGGCCCTGATCCCGTTCACCTATTCGATCACCAACGGCGTCGGAGCCGGCCTGATCGCGTTCGTGCTCATCAAGATCGGCCGCGGCAAGTGGCGCGAGGCCGGCTGGCTGCTTTCCCTGCTGGCGCTGGTGTTCGCGGTGTACTTCGCCGTCGACGGCGTCGAAGCCCTCTTCCGCTAA
- a CDS encoding gamma-glutamylcyclotransferase: MALMFFNGGAMRGEPLHHLLDGSPFVGTARTAPKYRFYAVGSQCPALYPVSHGGAEVTGEVYDVSLDDLRDKVLPSEPHELELGVVELTDGSSAFAMLLRRPYTSHVALRDITEIGDWRAYKASA, encoded by the coding sequence GTGGCCCTGATGTTCTTCAACGGCGGCGCCATGCGCGGCGAACCGCTGCACCACCTCCTGGACGGCTCGCCGTTCGTGGGCACCGCGCGGACGGCGCCGAAGTACCGGTTCTACGCGGTCGGTTCGCAATGCCCGGCGCTCTACCCGGTCTCGCACGGCGGCGCCGAGGTGACCGGCGAGGTGTACGACGTCTCGCTGGACGACCTGCGCGACAAGGTGCTGCCGTCCGAGCCGCACGAGCTGGAACTCGGCGTGGTGGAGCTGACCGACGGCAGCTCGGCGTTCGCGATGCTGCTGCGGCGGCCCTACACCTCGCACGTCGCCCTGCGGGACATCACCGAGATCGGCGACTGGCGGGCGTACAAGGCGAGCGCGTGA
- a CDS encoding glycerate kinase yields MKVLVAPDKFKGSLTAAEVASAVASGLADGHPSVAVATLPVADGGDGTVDAAVAAGFRRLRVPARGPTGELVTASYAVRGETAVVELAEASGLHRLPGAPAPLTATSAGTGDVIAAAVAAGCRRIVLGVGGSACTDGGAGLLTALGARLLDSSGRELPFGGAALSRLASLDVSGVSEVDVELASDVDNPLYGPRGAAFVYGPQKGASPEEVETLDSALRHWASIAGPEFAARPGAGAAGGVGFAAMAVLGARMRPGISLLLDLLDFDSALAGASLVITGEGSLDRQTLSGKAPAGVAAAAAAAGIPCVAVSGRCLLTAPELAEAGISAAYALTDLEPDPARCMTEAAPLLRRLSHRIAADHLAR; encoded by the coding sequence GTGAAGGTCCTCGTCGCGCCGGACAAGTTCAAGGGGTCGCTGACCGCGGCCGAGGTGGCGTCCGCGGTGGCTTCCGGCCTCGCGGACGGCCACCCGTCGGTCGCGGTCGCGACCCTGCCGGTGGCGGACGGCGGCGACGGCACGGTCGACGCCGCCGTCGCCGCCGGGTTCCGGCGGTTGCGGGTCCCGGCCCGCGGCCCGACGGGGGAGCTCGTGACGGCGTCCTACGCGGTCCGCGGCGAGACGGCGGTCGTCGAGCTGGCGGAGGCGTCCGGGCTGCACCGGCTACCGGGGGCTCCCGCGCCGCTGACGGCGACGAGCGCGGGCACGGGCGACGTCATCGCGGCGGCGGTGGCCGCGGGCTGCCGCCGCATCGTGCTCGGCGTGGGCGGCAGCGCCTGCACCGACGGCGGCGCGGGCCTGCTGACCGCACTGGGCGCGCGACTTTTGGACTCATCGGGTCGCGAACTTCCTTTCGGTGGCGCGGCGCTTTCCCGGCTCGCTTCGCTGGACGTCTCGGGTGTGTCCGAAGTGGACGTCGAACTGGCGAGCGATGTGGACAATCCGCTGTACGGCCCGCGTGGCGCCGCTTTCGTTTACGGGCCGCAGAAAGGCGCGTCACCCGAGGAGGTCGAGACGCTCGATTCGGCGTTGCGGCATTGGGCGTCGATCGCCGGCCCGGAGTTCGCTGCCCGTCCCGGCGCCGGGGCCGCCGGGGGAGTGGGGTTCGCCGCGATGGCGGTGCTGGGCGCGCGGATGCGCCCCGGGATCTCGCTGCTGCTCGACCTGCTCGACTTCGACTCCGCGTTGGCCGGCGCTTCGCTGGTGATCACCGGCGAGGGATCACTGGACCGGCAGACGCTGTCGGGCAAGGCCCCGGCCGGAGTGGCGGCGGCCGCGGCGGCCGCGGGGATCCCGTGCGTCGCGGTGTCCGGGCGCTGCCTGCTGACGGCGCCCGAACTGGCGGAGGCGGGGATCTCGGCGGCATACGCGCTGACGGACCTGGAGCCGGACCCGGCCCGCTGCATGACGGAGGCGGCACCGCTGCTGCGCCGCCTGTCCCACCGAATCGCGGCCGACCACCTGGCCCGGTGA
- a CDS encoding TetR/AcrR family transcriptional regulator — MVTKTPVSPAAETRERILKAAAELLAAQGRDGLSTRAVSAAAGVQPPALYRLFGDKDGLLDAVAAYGFDEYLTSKRELGSTGDPVEDLRRGWDLHQEFGLSRPEFYVLMYGDARKGRTSPAAREAEAMLREIIERVAAAGRLRVSVERAARLVHATGMGVVLSLIATPEPERDLELSATARETVLSRILTDATEPAGSALPERAIALRAGLGEATTLSEAERVLLAEWLDRIADA, encoded by the coding sequence ATGGTGACGAAGACCCCGGTCAGCCCGGCGGCGGAAACCCGCGAGCGAATCCTCAAGGCGGCGGCCGAACTGCTGGCGGCGCAGGGCCGCGACGGCCTCTCGACCCGCGCGGTCAGCGCGGCGGCCGGCGTCCAGCCCCCGGCGCTGTACCGGCTCTTCGGCGACAAGGACGGCCTGCTCGACGCGGTCGCGGCGTACGGGTTCGACGAATACCTGACCAGCAAGCGCGAGCTGGGCTCGACCGGCGACCCGGTCGAGGACCTCCGGCGCGGCTGGGACCTGCACCAGGAGTTCGGGCTGTCCCGCCCCGAGTTCTACGTGCTGATGTACGGCGACGCCCGCAAGGGCCGCACGTCACCCGCCGCGCGCGAGGCCGAAGCGATGCTGCGCGAGATCATCGAGCGCGTCGCGGCCGCGGGCCGCCTACGGGTGAGCGTCGAACGCGCGGCCCGGCTGGTGCACGCGACGGGCATGGGCGTGGTCCTGTCCCTGATCGCAACCCCGGAGCCGGAGCGCGACCTCGAGCTTTCGGCGACGGCCCGGGAAACGGTGCTGAGCCGCATCCTCACCGACGCCACCGAACCGGCGGGTTCGGCCCTGCCGGAGCGGGCGATCGCACTGCGCGCCGGCCTCGGCGAGGCGACCACGCTCAGCGAGGCCGAGCGGGTGCTGCTCGCGGAGTGGCTGGACCGCATCGCCGACGCCTGA
- a CDS encoding aldo/keto reductase: MRTRTLGRTGPAVSALGLGLMGMSDLYGPADETESVATIHAALDAGVTLLDTGDFYGMGHNELLLRDALRGRARERAVISVKFGALRGPDGGWLGYDSRPEAIKTFLAYSLRRLGTDHVDVYRPARLDPAVPIEDQIGALAELVRAGYVRHIGLSEVGADTLRRAAAVHPISDLQIEYSLLSRGIEAEILPAARELGIGVTAYGVLSRGLLSGHWSPSRELTAGDFRGHSPRFQGGNLDRNLALTDALGKLAAAKGVTTAQLAIAWVAAQGADVVPLVGARTRVRLAESLGAADVELTAADVAEIDAAVPAGAASGGRYAAAQLDHLDSER; this comes from the coding sequence ATGCGTACCCGCACCCTCGGCCGGACCGGACCGGCCGTCTCCGCCCTCGGTCTCGGCCTGATGGGCATGTCCGATCTGTACGGCCCGGCCGACGAAACCGAATCGGTCGCGACGATCCACGCCGCCCTCGACGCCGGTGTCACCCTGCTCGACACCGGTGACTTCTACGGCATGGGCCACAACGAACTGCTGCTCCGCGACGCGCTGCGCGGCCGGGCCCGCGAGCGGGCGGTGATCAGCGTGAAGTTCGGGGCGCTGCGCGGCCCGGACGGCGGCTGGCTCGGCTACGACAGCCGTCCGGAGGCCATCAAGACGTTCCTCGCCTACAGCCTGCGCCGCCTCGGCACCGACCACGTCGACGTCTACCGCCCGGCCCGGCTCGACCCGGCCGTGCCGATCGAGGACCAGATCGGCGCGCTCGCCGAGCTGGTGCGGGCCGGCTACGTCCGGCACATCGGCCTCTCCGAAGTCGGCGCCGACACCCTGCGCCGTGCGGCCGCCGTGCACCCGATTTCGGACCTGCAGATCGAGTATTCGCTGCTCTCACGCGGGATCGAGGCAGAAATCCTGCCCGCCGCGCGCGAGCTGGGTATCGGTGTCACCGCGTACGGCGTCCTCTCGCGCGGCCTGCTGAGCGGGCACTGGTCGCCGTCGCGCGAGCTGACCGCGGGTGACTTCCGCGGCCACAGCCCGCGGTTCCAGGGCGGCAACCTCGACCGCAACCTGGCGCTGACCGACGCGCTGGGCAAGCTCGCCGCGGCCAAGGGCGTCACGACCGCGCAGCTCGCCATCGCCTGGGTCGCCGCCCAAGGTGCGGACGTCGTCCCGCTGGTGGGGGCCCGCACCCGGGTCCGGCTCGCCGAATCCCTCGGCGCCGCCGACGTCGAGCTGACCGCGGCGGACGTCGCGGAGATCGACGCCGCCGTCCCGGCGGGTGCCGCGTCGGGTGGCCGGTACGCCGCGGCGCAGCTCGACCACCTCGACAGCGAACGGTGA